The Alnus glutinosa chromosome 10, dhAlnGlut1.1, whole genome shotgun sequence DNA window atcgatgacggaggCCAAAACACGTGCGTTTCACGTGATATTTTAGCCTTGAACTACCACTTTTGACCCTCATCTAAATGTTCGGATTTTTTAAACTTAAGAATAATCGGCCGAAAAAATTTCACAACTCGAAGCAACTACTCCCTCGAACACAACTCACCCAATTCCTTCTTGCGACTCAGAACCCTAATCTGGTGCATTTCGTTCTAAATCGATTCGGCTTTCGGCTGTATACAGAAGTGAAATACACAAAGGGTTGAGAAaggtaaccctaaaccctaacttatattttagtttatttatgtaACCGTAATCTATCAAAGTTTACTATTTTGTTAATGGGTTAGTGAAATCCGGTTCAGTTATGTGATTTTTGTATGTTAATAACATCATGTTTGTAGTTGAGGGGGTTTTCACATCTGgttgattttgtttgggtaCCATGTTTAGCGCTACTGTCAACATctggttgtgtttttatgttagtGAAAAAGGTATATTTTTTACGTTTTGTGGTCCCTCATGTTGTGAGTATCTTGTTTGGGGTGTGTTGTGATTGGTGCTGGGTCGGTAAGACTGTGCAATGTGCTGGTTTGTTTTTGTCTGTGATGAAGTGGTCCCAATGACTTTATCTAGTGACTGCAATATTGTAGTGTCTTATTCGTTTCTTTTTGTCTGCTcattgaattttcaaacttgttcatttttagtttttttttggtcaatttgTAGGACACATAATGTTTAATGAATGTCTTATGTTTGAGGTGCACCACGGAGGTCGGTTTAATAGGGAAAATGGGGTAGCCTATGTTGGTGGGGATGTAACAAATTACCCTGACCTGTATGACAAAGATGAGCTGTCTTTTTTTGAGGTGGAGACTGTAGTTAAGTGCTATGGGTATAGTCCCGGTGATCTAATTTATTACAGAATACCTAACAAGAGTTTAGATGAAGGGCTACAGCTTCTGTCTTCTGACCATGATGTCATTGAAATGGTGGGGCACCACAATGGTCATGGAGTAGTAGAGTTATATGTGGTTGGGTTTATTTTATATGATGTACCTGTAGATTTACCTGGAGGAGAGGAAAGTGTTGATGAGGAATATgaagaagaatatgagagaaataCTGTATATAGGAGAGATCCATTTTGGAATGAGGTTCTAAGTGATGACTCGGACGCCTTAGAAGTAAATGCTGATACGGGGTATGGAGAGGCAGGAGCTTCTGTCGAAGGAGAAGATGTAGGAGTAGATCAAGAGTTTGTAGGAGAACCATCACACGTAGTAGAAGAAGATTTGGAAGCAGAAGTAGCAGTAGCTTTAGCTGCAGCTGAAGATGAGTTTCACAAGGTGTGGGTAAGGGTAAGGGTGTGGTTGAGGGTGAGGATGAGCCTGTTTCCGATGTGTCTCGGAGTGGTATACTGATCACTCCCGATAATACTAGTGGAGATGATGAGCCGGATTCTTCAAAAAGGTCGTGTGTCACCAAGAGGGTGCCATTTTCAAAATCTGATTTTGAGAAGCCGACTCTGCAGAAAGGTAATACTTTTGATAGCGGAAGCGTGGTGGGCCCATAACCCACAGGTCCCAGGATCgaaacctggctctgataccatttgtaatggcccaaggaaaagcgctaaccacatctgcgctatcaccccaaaaggactagtcaatttgaagcttttccaagaatccattataaagcccagtttcacctagtaactaggcaatgtgggacttaacacctatgagtatctttataaactactcactctgtgaactattcatctcttcccaatatgggaccggggtgttacagtaTGATTTCAGAAAAGCTATTAAACAGGCCAATATATTGAAGGGGAAGGACTTAGTTTACCAAAAGAATTCTAAATCAAAAGTAATTGCAGTGTGTAGAGAGAAGAATTGTAAATATAGGGTTTATGGAAGACAGTTGAAGGGTGAGGCCACATTCATGTTGATTTCACTTAGGCCCAAACATACATGTGCTCGGAAATACAAGAATCATTTGATTACTTCCAAGTGGATTGCTGAGTGGTGCTTGGACAGTTTTAGAGATCAACCGAACATGCCTGTAGAAGtcctgaagaagaaggtgaagaagaaatggaatgttgaaatCCATCCTAGTACCCTATATAGGGCTAGGAAGAGGGCACAAGAGGTGATTTATGGGAAGTTGGGTGAGCAGTACCATCGTCTATGGGACTATTGCGCGACAATCAGAAGCACAAATGTGGggagttgtgttattttgatGGTTGAGAGACCTATGCCCGAAATGCCATGTAGATTCCAAAGGATGTACATATCCTTGGCAGCAATGAAAAATGGCTTCAAGGATGGGTGTAGGCCTGTGATAGGCCTTGATGCGTGTTTCTTGAAGGGGGTTTACAAGGGGCAGTTAATGGCAGCTATTGGAAGGGATGCCAATAATAACATGTATCCAATATCCATGGCAGTTGTAGAGGCAGAGACCAAGGATAGCTGGTCATGGTTTCTTGAGGCACTATTGGCTGATCTTGGCCCCAGTGGTGTACGTAGATGGACTTTTATTTCAGATAGACAAAAGGTATCTTTCCACTTATGCTTTTTATGCTGGACATTTCATTCCAAATTATGTGGTATTTTTCTATGTGTTTGACTTGCTTTTCATGTGTGTAGGGTCTTGTACCAAGTCTTATGGAGGTGTGCCCTAACGCTGAGCATCGGATATGTGTGCGGCACTTGTACGCCAATTTTCGGAACGACGGTCACCGGGGGGTGTTACTAAAGGACTTGCTGTGGAGAGCTGCTGCATCTTACACACAGAATGAGTTTTATGCTGTAATGGAAGAGCTTAAGGGCCTTAATCTGCCAGCCTATGAGTACCTTTCGAAGGTTGACCCTGCAACTTGGTGTAGGGGATGGTTCAACACATATGCAAAGTGTGACCTCTTACACAACAATTTGGCCGAGTGCTTCAATTCTTGGATCACCAAGTTCAGAGATAAGACCATACTGGTAATGTTGGAAGGCATTAGGACAAGTTTGATGAGAAGGTACCAGCGGAAAAGAGAAATTATAGCTGCGATGGAAGGCAATGTTGGGCCAAAAATTAAGGAGAAGTTGGAGATAGAAGAAGATGAGGCCGGACATTGTACACCAACATTTGCTGGTGATGGTTTATTTGAGGTCGAGTGCAGGGGTAGAAGGTATGTTGTGAATTTACCTGCCAAGACATGTGGGTGCAGAAAGTGGGATGTTTCTGGTATACCATGTGCTCATGCCATCTCATCAATATGGCATGGTGGAGGCAACCCTGAGGATTATCTGAGCCCATACTTTGGCAAGGAGATGTACCTAAAGGCATACACACCCATCATCTACCCTGTACCCAGTGAGGAGCAGTGGGCTAGGACAAATCAACCCATCATTGAACCACCTAAGGCAAGGGCATCTTCGGGAAGACCTAAAAAACTGAGGAACAGAGGGGCTGATGAGACCTTAAATCCCTACACAGTTAGAAAGGGTGGTACGAAGAACCAATGTAGGATGTGCAAAAAATATGGTCACAATACTAGAACATGCACTGCGAGGATGCGACATGATGAAAGACAAGAACGTAGGCGGAATTTCTATAGAAAACATGCAGCAGATCTTGACTGCAATCTTGACAGGGTAAGTGTTTCCTGTGTTATATTTATGATTGCAAACTTGTATGTTATTCAATGTTGTTTACTAActagtttatttgattttgtttgtagttggaTGGTTCATCCAGTGCCCCATCTGTGGCCCAATCTACTGCATCAATGCCAAGTGCCCCATCCAGTGCCACATCCAGCGCCCCATGTGTTGGTAATCCTACTCACCCAACAGGAAGTAGGGGTCAAAAGAGGAGAAAAGAAGATGGTTCAAGAAGTACGTCTGGACAAGGTCAGGGAAGGGGTGCAAGCAGTGCATCTACACAAAGTCGAGGTCAAAGGAGCACAAAAGGAAGGGCTGCAAGCAGTGAaggggaaggacaaggtcaggGTGAAGGCATTGCAATTGCACAAGGTAGAGGGCAAAATACGAAAAGAGGAAGGGGTGAAAGCAGTACAACTACTGCACAAGGTCGAGGTCAAAGGAGCACAAGAGGAAGGGGTGCAAGCAGTCAGGGTGAAGGCATTGCTACTACACAAGGTAGGGGGTAAAAGAGCAATCTCGGGTTGGCCACCAGGACAAGAATATCTGGCAGGTTGAGAACTTCTGTTTTACAAACAGGAATGCACAAGAGCAAAGGAAAACTCCTTGTCGATCTCACTGGAAACCCTACTGGACCACCGAAAGTTCCAGGGGGTGGACCAGCATGCTCATGGGGTCCTCCCAGAAGTGCAACTGGTATCACTTTTAGAGTTGCTCCCCCTGATTTCGACATGCACAATTTGGTTGCTGCATCCACTGTCATTCCTCAACCAGAAGTACAAGGAgttgcaaagaagaatgacaaagggaagaaaaagatgtggagAGTCTGAACATGGTTTATTATTATGTTGACATATGTTAAAGTGTGATGAtagttatgttatgttaaagtTTGATGAACAAGTTTGCtagttatgttatgttaaagtgtgatgaacatggtttattatcaataatgaagttaaagtgtgatgatttatggaaagttaaagtgtgatgatttatgttaaagtaaTTGGTTATGCAGATTATGGTATGGAAGTATTTGGTTGTACAGGATTGTGGTAAAATTTGGaacaaaatttggtaccaagtatttaCTGCATaacttggtaccaaatttggttaTGTTGCCCACTTGCAACCATTGTTGTAAATTGATTAGGCAGGTTATGGTATCAAGTGGATTTGTGCAGGTTATGGTATCATTGTGGTGGATTTACTGTCCATTTtgtaaatttggtaccaaatttgcaaCAAAGTTTGGTACCTATTTACTGCCCCTTTGCagatttggtaccaaatttggttaTGTTGCCCACTTGCAACCATTGTTGTAAATTGATTAGGCAGGTTATGGTATCAAGTGGATTTGTGCAGGTTATGGTATCATTGTGGTGGATTTACTGTctattttgtaaatttggtaccaaatttgcaaCAAAGTTTGGTACCTATTTACTGCCCCTTTGCAGATttggtaccaaaattggtaTGCCAAATGCCCAAGTTTggtacaaaaggaaaagagaagtgCATAATGTTAATGCTCAAGCATATGAGGATTGTggtcaaatttggtaccaaagtTGTGGCCAAAGATGCTACAAAATTTGGTACCATATTTGCTTATGCCCATTTGCTGCCCACTTGCAACCATTGCTCATAATTGAATTGTGCATAATGAATTACCATACCAAGCACCATACAATGTCAACAACATCAATATTAACAATAACATTACAGAATCTTGCACTACAAAATGTTCAGAGCATTACAAAATACTACAACTACAACATTAGCATCTGATCAACAACAAAATTGATCAATTGATCATCCTACAATTGATCAATTGTTTCACTGCAACATCATTCTTAATGGAAGAAACTCTCTGTTGTACGAAGGATATACCAGCAACCACATCAACATCACCCATGAACAGACCAATGCAATTTGGTACTTCCTCTCTACTGACCGAAACTTATCCTTTTGTCTCTGTAGTTTGAACTTGTATTTCTCAACTTCAGCCCTGCATTTCTCAACTTCAGCTCTGCATTTCTCAACTTCATTCTTGTATTTTCCAACTTCATCCAACCTATTTATTCGACTCAGTTCATGTTCGGCCTTCAGTGCCTTCAGATTCTCGTGCCAATCTCTCAATCTGGACACAACTCTCTGACCATAGACACAGATTTCAGGATCACGCCATTTAAAATAATCACATCTCACCTCTGGTTTCTGAATAAtcagaaataaaatcaaatcaacccATTTCACGGTAAGTCAGAGATAGAaccctaaaggaaaaaatttggagaaaatcaaaaggaaaaactttggggaaaatcaaaaggaaaaactttggggaaaaccaaaaggaaaaactttgggGAAAATCTCTTACCTTGTAATCTACACATGAAAAAAACCTCCTACCAAAATTACTTAGGGTGAACGACGTCCAAGATGATGATGTCTTTCCACATTTGCATACTGGACCGTTTGATCTGGACTCTGTCGACTCACTGTCGGACATAGGCTCCATTTCACCCCAGCGCCGTAACTGCACAAATGGCCAAGAATAAAAACCCGTCTCCTTCATGAACGAAAATAGGAGTGAAGTTTAGGAGGATAATGGCCAATAATAAAAACCCACCTTTTCACGATGTTGTTGGACGAAAATGTTTGAGAGCCCGATCTCTCTAGTTCGGCTGCTGTGTTGCGTTGGGAGGGAAGAAGAGTGTGTTTTGAGTTCGAGTATAACGGGTCTTTTTGATCGTTTAGATGAGGGGCAAAAGTGGTAGTTCGAGGCTAAAATATCACGTGAAACGCACGTGTTTTGGcctccgtcatcgatttagaacggagggtgacggaataccctacattgaacggttttgataacttcatacactcgattgaacgttttgctacattggtacccttaagtgaaaaagcgctatagttgggtacccttttgtgaagtttccccttatactttatatcacatcaatcactttttactactattcaaacaaatattccacaattacaaccatttaccaaacaagctcagACATTTGTAATATGTATCTTTTAGgcttttgaattattattattattattatttgtaagtACATtgtagaaaaaaacaaaaagaagaaaaataaacttATGGAACAAAGAAAGTGGAGGGGGTATCTTTTCCAATACAGGGAGGAGAAGATTTGGATAAAGGGGAAAGGATGGGAATGCAACCAGAATGAAATCTAGTTGTGGCCCAATTTGCCACATGgtgggcacagaagtttgcacttcagTTAACACAACTAGCTGCCCAGCTAGCTGTTTGTGGGATGGTGGAGAGAATGTTGGAGATGGTGAAAGCAATTCTCCAATCTGTACAGGGACAGAGCTAGAAAATATTTTGGGTAGGGGCCAAGCTGCCGATGcatgaattacaaatatattaaaataggggGTAGAGGTCAAAGTAGGtaatagaatataatagctTTCATGTATCAAATTCTTCAATTAATTGTTTAAACTTATAAAGTATAATAATCAATATTCccaatatttaataatcataatattcaaatataataTCACTTATATTAGGAATTGAGCTTAGAAAAGTAAcctcaaaaagtgcaatttgcGTTGAGTGGTTTTGCACCGCTTCTGTGTTACGAGTTAATTGTTGTTCTATGTCGTAAAAATtagattaaatcaacaattttcaaaattaaaatcttatAATACTATAAAGtaaaaactataataataataataataataacaaatcgTCAACAATGCACTCAATAATCACTAAACAAACCATTTAAACTGTTTAAAAATTCTAATCCTTAcccattttttattgtttaattaatcCATTAATTGTACTTAGACCACTTTTTCAACCCCCAACTTTCAGGCCATCATTTACGAATATCATgattcaaaaagacaaaattcaCTCACAAATCACAATATAACAAATTGACAATGATTCTATTTTCACACATTTTTTGAAGGGTTAAAActttctcaaattttaaataacactttaaatattattatattttatattttgtcttCTTCTCAATCTTTTCTAGACTCTTTTTTCCAAACACTTTCTCTATACTCTCTTACGGATTATacaaataaaggaaaatgcAAAATAAAGTACTTCTTTATTGAATCCTTTCTTTGACTCTCATAAATCTCTTCTTCCAAGACACTTTTTCTAGACTTTTCTTACGGAAAACACAAAGCCACAAatgaaacaacaaaataaaatacctCTGTATTGAAGCTCTTCTACGACGACTCTCTTAAATCTCTTCTTCCAAGACTCTTCTCTTTTAGTTCTCTAACTCTTCACTGTCTTAATTTTCTGTATCCATAGAAACAAAGTCTTTGTCTTTATGTTTGGCTTGGTGGGtttgctttgctttgctttgGCTTGGTGGGTTTTCTTCCTGTAACTGTTGACGATGAGGAAGAAATCGACAATGAGGAAGCGGAAGAAATTGACGATGAGGAAGCAGAAGCACAGACGATTAGGTTAGGTTAGACGAAGaggttttttgaaattttgttttaagtctttaattttctttttgaaattttcatgtctaggtctttaatttttttttgcttatggTCCTGTGGATTGCAGAGGACTTTTTTAAGGTTTAATTGGGCCAAAATTTTTATTGGTTAGGCCAAGATAATTTGCTAAGAACTGAGAAGGGGCCAATGGcctaaaaataatgtttttttagaattttttttttcagcccataaactttttttttaccagaaactgggggggggcatggcccctaccGCCCCCCCTTTCCTCCGTCTCTGAATCTGTAGTAATTGCTGGATGTTGAATTGCCAATGTGACATTGAGAGAATCACCTTCTAAGATAAAAGAAGATAACCCTAACGAACGTGCCAAACGAGCAGCCAGAAGAGCAGCAGTTGCCTCACCATAAAGAGCAGAATAGGGTGAGCTAATAAGAGAAATACATTTAATAATAGAATCAGTGGAGTCTCTGCAGACAGCAGCTTGAGCAAAAAAGGTAGCTCTGATTACAGTATCATAGTTTATCTTGTAATAGGGAGGGGATGGACTCTTCCAGACTTCAAGAGTTTTATCATATTTGGTTGTCCACGTAGAATAGTGTTCCAGAGCAGTCTTGTTTATTGTAGTTGATATAATAAGAGCATTTGGGATAATGCCCTCATGATGAGCTTTGTTCCTGGTAAATCAAAGATAGTCACATGCAACAGTAGCAAAAATTTGGAACCTATGAGTCTCTGCTGGAGGTACACCAAGCATACGGTGTGGACCAAGAATGATAAGGAGCCAATCTGTCATGTTAGTAACATTTAATGCAATAGTATCCAAAGGCCAAAAAGACTTGTGCCAAACCACACGAGCAATGGGACAAGTGAAAAAGAGATGGGAAAGGGAGTTAATGGGAAGAAGGTATGGAATGAGAAATTCGAAATTTGGTAGGAATAACATTCCATACCATCTtccaaagaaaaagttttaAGCGATGATTCAACTTGAGCTTCCAGAGAGCTTTCCAACAAGATTTGGAGAGAGGTGGAGGTGTGGAAGAGGAAAAAGAGCTAATGAGGTGGTGGGCAAACTTGGTTGAGAAAACACCATTGGTGGATGGGGTCCAGAGAAAGGAATCAGAGTTGGAAcgaatattaatttttaatatttcagaGACAGTGGTGGGATCGAACAAGAATTGCAATGCATTTCGCCTCCAGGTCAAAGTAGGGGAATGAATTAGATCAGAAAAGGACAAGGAGTGGTTGGTGGGGATGGAAGGCAATCTAGGTGTAGGTGTGAAGGATGGAGCAGTAGGAATCCATGGAGAAGACCGTATAGGAAGGCTGGAATTATTATGGGGAATAATGCAAGCTCCAGCAGAAATAATAGGGAGAGTAGCCTTGATGCCATTCCAAATCCAGTAGCCTGTTGCGAGAGAAGATTATATATAAGAAGTTACCATACCTGATGTGCTTTTGTTGAAAAAGAGAGACCCATAGACTGCTATGATTTGAGAGCAATTTCTATCCTAGCTTGGATATTAGAGATAAATTCACATCTTTCATAAGTCTGAATCCCAGGCTACCCTGATCTTTTGGCAAACACATGGATTTTCAAGATTTGAGAAACAGATTGAAACTTTTGTCCTTTAGGAAACCCCACCAGAAATTTTTAAAAGCCCTATCCAATTGGTTATATAGACCATCCGGGAATAGAAAAGAACTCATGGTATAGGATGG harbors:
- the LOC133879205 gene encoding uncharacterized protein LOC133879205 encodes the protein MFNECLMFEVHHGGRFNRENGVAYVGGDVTNYPDLYDKDELSFFEVETVVKCYGYSPGDLIYYRIPNKSLDEGLQLLSSDHDVIEMVGHHNGHGVVELYVVGFILYDVPVDLPGGEESVDEEYEEEYERNTVYRRDPFWNEVLSDDSDALEVNADTGYGEAGASVEGEDVGVDQEFVGEPSHVVEEDLEAEVAVALAAAEDEFHKVWVRYDFRKAIKQANILKGKDLVYQKNSKSKVIAVCREKNCKYRVYGRQLKGEATFMLISLRPKHTCARKYKNHLITSKWIAEWCLDSFRDQPNMPVEVLKKKVKKKWNVEIHPSTLYRARKRAQEVIYGKLGEQYHRLWDYCATIRSTNVGSCVILMVERPMPEMPCRFQRMYISLAAMKNGFKDGCRPVIGLDACFLKGVYKGQLMAAIGRDANNNMYPISMAVVEAETKDSWSWFLEALLADLGPSGVRRWTFISDRQKGLVPSLMEVCPNAEHRICVRHLYANFRNDGHRGVLLKDLLWRAAASYTQNEFYAVMEELKGLNLPAYEYLSKVDPATWCRGWFNTYAKCDLLHNNLAECFNSWITKFRDKTILVMLEGIRTSLMRRYQRKREIIAAMEGNVGPKIKEKLEIEEDEAGHCTPTFAGDGLFEVECRGRRYVVNLPAKTCGCRKWDVSGIPCAHAISSIWHGGGNPEDYLSPYFGKEMYLKAYTPIIYPVPSEEQWARTNQPIIEPPKARASSGRPKKLRNRGADETLNPYTVRKGGTKNQCRMCKKYGHNTRTCTARMRHDERQERRRNFYRKHAADLDCNLDRLDGSSSAPSVAQSTASMPSAPSSATSSAPCVGNPTHPTGSRGQKRRKEDGSRSTSGQGQGRGASSASTQSRGQRSTKGRAASSEGEGQGQGEGIAIAQGRGQNTKRGRGESSTTTAQGRGQRSTRGRGASSQGEGIATTQGMHKSKGKLLVDLTGNPTGPPKVPGGGPACSWGPPRSATGITFRVAPPDFDMHNLVAASTVIPQPEVQGVAKKNDKGKKKMWRV